The following DNA comes from Symbiobacterium terraclitae.
GACCGCCGGATCCGCCGGGCCCTCACCAACGTCACGCTGCTGAACAACCGGGGCGTCCTGGCAGCCGAGGGCCTCTGGGTGGGCGGGGTCGACGAGCCCCGCCTGGGCCGGCCCAACGTGCGCCGCGCCCTGGCCGGCGCCCCGCCTGACGCCGTCCGCATCCTGCTCTGCCACGAGCCCGACTACGCCGACGACCTGGTCGGCCCCGAGCACAACGTGGCGCTGGTGATCGGCGGCCACAGCCACGGCGGCCAGGTCTGCCTGCCGGTCATCGGGCCGATCTTCCTGCCCGAGGGCGGCAGCAAGTACCACACGGGCCTCTACCGGGCCGCCCACTGCCAGGTCTACACCACCCGCGGTGTGGGCACCGCCCACATCCCCGTCCGCCTCTTCTGCCCGCCGGAGGTGACGCTGCTGCGCCTCGTGCGGCGGTAGCCGAGCGCCTCAGGAGGCAGTGCCCGCTGCGGCGGCGGAGACGTGGTTCGGGCGAAGCCCCGGGGGCAGGGAGGCGAAGCCGCCGTTCAGGGCGCCATCGCGCCCTGGGGCGGTGAGCCCCTGCCCCCGGGCCGTTTCACGCCGACTCCGCCCTGAGCCGGTGCGTCAGCTCCCGCAGGCGCTCCAGCGCCCGCCGAGCCTCGCCCGAGTCGATGGACTGCGCCGCCAGCTCGACCCCCTCCCGCAGCGTCCGCACCCGATCGGCGGCCAGGAGGGCAGCGGCGGCGTTCAGCAGCACCACGTCCCGCCGCGGGCCGGGCTCGCCGGAGAGCACCGCCTCGGTGATGCGGGCGTTCTCCTCCTTGGTACCGCCCCGGATGTACTCCCGGGGCGCCCGGCTGAGCCCGACGTCCTCCGGCACCACCCGGTAGGTCTGCACGAAGCCGTCCCGCATCTCCGAGATCACCGTCGGGGCCGAGATCGAGATCTCATCCATCCCGTCGGTGCCGTGCACCACCAGGGCGTGCTGGACCCCCAGGTTGCCCAGCACCCGGGCCAGCGGCTCGGTGAGGTTGGGGTCGTAGACCCCCATCAGCTGCGCCTGGGCCATCGCCGGGTTGGTGAGCGGCCCCAGGAGGTTGAAGATGTTCCGGAGGCCGATCTCCCGCCGCACCGGCGCCACGTGCTTCATGCTGGTGTGCAGGGCCGGGGCGTAGAGGAAGCCGATGCCCGCCTCGTCGATGCAGCGGCCCACCTGCGCCGGCGTCAGGTCGAGGTTCACACCCAGCGCCTCCAGCACGTCGGCCGACCCCGTGAGCGAGGTGGCCGCCCGGTTGCCGTGCTTCGCCACCGCCACCCCCGCACCGGCCACCACGAAGGCGGCGGTGGTGGAGATGTTGAACGTATGGGACCCGTCCCCGCCGGTGCCGCAGGTATCCACCACCATCGGCCGGCTGTGGTAGATCCGCGTGGCCCGCTCCCGCATCACCCGGGCCGCCCCCGTGATCTCCGCCACCGTCTCCCCCTTGATCCGGAGGGCCATCAGGAAGGCCGCCACCTGGGCGGGGGTGGCCTCCCCGGACATCATCAGGGCCATGGCCGCCTCCGCCTGGGCCTCGGTCAGGTCCTTGCCCTCCGCCACCTGCCTGAGCAGGGCCTTCATGTCCATCTCCATGCCTTCCGCCCTCCCCTCTCATGCGGCGACCGGCTGCGCCAGCCTGAGGAAGTTCTGCAGCAGCTGCCGGCCGCACTCGGTGAGAATCGATTCCGGGTGGAACTGCACCCCGTAGACCGGATGCACCCGGTGCTGCACCGCCATCACGAGCCCGTCCTCGGTCTCCGCCGTCACCGCGAGGTCGGCGGGCAGGCTCGCCCGGTCCACGATGAGCGAGTGGTACCGGGCGGCGGTGAACGGGTTGGGCAGCCCGGCGAAGAGCCCGGTGCCGCTGTGGTAGATCCGGCTGGTCTTGCCGTGCATCAGCGCCGGGGCCGGCAGCACCCGCCCGCCGTAGGCCTGGCCGATGGCCTGGTGGCCCAGGCAGACCCCGAGGATCGGGGTGGTGGGTCCCAGCCGGCGGATCAGCTCCAGGGAGATGCCCGCCTCGTCGGGGGTGCAGGGGCCCGGGCTGATGACCACCGCATCCGGCTGCATGGCGGCGATCTGCTCCACGGTGACCTGATCGTTCCGGTAGACCGCCTGGGCCGCCCCCAGCTCGCCCAGGTACTGGACCAGGTTGTAGGTGAAGGAATCGTAGTTGTCGATCACCACGATCATCAGAGCCCCTCCTCTGCCAGTTCCAGCGCCCGGATCAGCGCCCGGGCTTTACTCCGGGACTCGTTGTACTCGGCCGCGGGGTCCGAGTCGGCCACGATGCCGGCGCCGGCCTGGATGAAGACCCGGTCGCCCTTCATCACCAGGGTCCGGATGGCGATGCAGGTGTCCATGGCGCCGCCCCACGAGAAGTAGCCGACCGCCCCGCCGTAGATCCCCCGGCGCACGGGCTCCAGCTCGTCGATGATCTCCATCGCCCGGACCTTCGGCGCCCCGCTGAGCGTCCCGGCGGGGAAGCAGGCGGCCAGCACGTCGCAGGCGTCCCGGCCGGCGGCCACCTCGCCGCGGATGTCGCTGACGATGTGCATCACGTGCGAGTACCGCTCCACCTGCATCAGCTGGTGCACGTGCACCGAGCCGAAGGCGCAGACCCTTCCCAGATCGTTGCGGCCCAGGTCCACCAGCATCACGTGCTCGGCCCGCTCCTTCTCGTCGGCCAGGAGCTCCGCCTCCAGCCGCCGGTCCTCCTCCTCGGTGGCCCCCCGGGGCCGGGTGCCGGCCAGCGGCCGGGTGGTGGCGACGCCGTCCTCCACCCGCACCAGCAGCTCCGGCGAGGCGCCGATCACCTTCAGATCGCCGAAGGCCAGGTAGAACATGTAGGGGCTGGGGTTGAGCATGCGGAGCGCCCGGTAGATGTCCAGGGGACGGCTGCGCACCCGGGTTTCCCACCGCTGGGAGAGCACCACCTGGAAGGCGTCGCCGGCCCGGATGTACTCCTTGGCCCGCTCCACCGCCGCCGCGAACTCCTCCTGCGTCTGGCAGGCCCGCACCTCCAGGGGGCGGGGCCGGCCCCAGGGGAGGCCCGGCGGGAGCGGCACCGGACCCCGCAGCCGCTCCACCGCCCGGTCCAGCAGGGCCTGCGCCCGCCGGTAGGCCACCTCGGGCTCGCCGCCCGGCATGGTGTTGGCGATGAGGAGCAGCTTGTGCTTCAGGTGGTCGAAGACCACCACCAGCTCCGGCGCCATGAAGAGCGCCTCGGGCAGGTCCAGGTCGTCGGGCGGGCCCTCCGGCAGCCGCTCGTAGGCCCGTACGGCGTCGTAGGCGAGATACCCGACCGGACCGCCGGCGAACCGGGGCAGCCCCGGGGGCTGGTAGACGGCGAAGCGGCGGAGCACCTGGCGCAGGTGGCCCAGCGGGTCGCCCTCCAGCCGCTCACCCCTCTCCCCGTCGGTCACCATGCCCACCGTCCGGTACTCGGCGGCCTCCTCGCCCTTGAGCAGGCGGCTCACGCCCGCCTTGTGGGCCAGCGTCAGGAGCGGCCGGCAGCCCAGGAAGGAGTAGCGGGCCACCTTCTCGCCGCCCTCCACCGACTCGAAGAGGAAGGCCCCCGCCTCGTCCAGGCAGAGCTTCATGAAGACGGAGATCGGCG
Coding sequences within:
- a CDS encoding metallophosphoesterase, whose translation is MNRRHFLVRAALWGLGLVLGMTGYSRFVETRRVRFEERTIGISGLPPHLEGYTIGVLSDLHVGPTTPARWVRQVVEQLADRRPDLVVAVGDFIGGHEHVADANWCLEPVRGALAVLGNWDYYDRRIRRALTNVTLLNNRGVLAAEGLWVGGVDEPRLGRPNVRRALAGAPPDAVRILLCHEPDYADDLVGPEHNVALVIGGHSHGGQVCLPVIGPIFLPEGGSKYHTGLYRAAHCQVYTTRGVGTAHIPVRLFCPPEVTLLRLVRR
- the trpD gene encoding anthranilate phosphoribosyltransferase translates to MKALLRQVAEGKDLTEAQAEAAMALMMSGEATPAQVAAFLMALRIKGETVAEITGAARVMRERATRIYHSRPMVVDTCGTGGDGSHTFNISTTAAFVVAGAGVAVAKHGNRAATSLTGSADVLEALGVNLDLTPAQVGRCIDEAGIGFLYAPALHTSMKHVAPVRREIGLRNIFNLLGPLTNPAMAQAQLMGVYDPNLTEPLARVLGNLGVQHALVVHGTDGMDEISISAPTVISEMRDGFVQTYRVVPEDVGLSRAPREYIRGGTKEENARITEAVLSGEPGPRRDVVLLNAAAALLAADRVRTLREGVELAAQSIDSGEARRALERLRELTHRLRAESA
- a CDS encoding anthranilate synthase component II; the protein is MIVVIDNYDSFTYNLVQYLGELGAAQAVYRNDQVTVEQIAAMQPDAVVISPGPCTPDEAGISLELIRRLGPTTPILGVCLGHQAIGQAYGGRVLPAPALMHGKTSRIYHSGTGLFAGLPNPFTAARYHSLIVDRASLPADLAVTAETEDGLVMAVQHRVHPVYGVQFHPESILTECGRQLLQNFLRLAQPVAA
- the trpE gene encoding anthranilate synthase component I, which translates into the protein MYHPSLGTYLSLAREYDLIPVHREVLADLETPISVFMKLCLDEAGAFLFESVEGGEKVARYSFLGCRPLLTLAHKAGVSRLLKGEEAAEYRTVGMVTDGERGERLEGDPLGHLRQVLRRFAVYQPPGLPRFAGGPVGYLAYDAVRAYERLPEGPPDDLDLPEALFMAPELVVVFDHLKHKLLLIANTMPGGEPEVAYRRAQALLDRAVERLRGPVPLPPGLPWGRPRPLEVRACQTQEEFAAAVERAKEYIRAGDAFQVVLSQRWETRVRSRPLDIYRALRMLNPSPYMFYLAFGDLKVIGASPELLVRVEDGVATTRPLAGTRPRGATEEEDRRLEAELLADEKERAEHVMLVDLGRNDLGRVCAFGSVHVHQLMQVERYSHVMHIVSDIRGEVAAGRDACDVLAACFPAGTLSGAPKVRAMEIIDELEPVRRGIYGGAVGYFSWGGAMDTCIAIRTLVMKGDRVFIQAGAGIVADSDPAAEYNESRSKARALIRALELAEEGL